In Phaenicophaeus curvirostris isolate KB17595 chromosome 14, BPBGC_Pcur_1.0, whole genome shotgun sequence, a single genomic region encodes these proteins:
- the TAT gene encoding tyrosine aminotransferase: protein MDSYLIQVNGCGDHAPMLDVHLKTNGNGMSLGKVKGRKPRWAVRASEMSKNTFNPVRAIVDSMKVEPNPKKAMISLSLGDPTVFGNLPTNDEVTRAMKEALDSGRYDGYAPSVGYQSCREAVAAYYNCPEAPLKAQDVILTSGCSQAIELALAVLANPGQNILVPRPGFSLYKTLALSMGIEVKLYNLLPEKSWEIDLKHLESLVDEKTACLIVNNPSNPCGSVFSKSHLQKILAVASRQCVPILADEIYGDMVFADCKYEPIASLSTNVPILSCGGLAKRWLVPGWRMGWILIHDRRDIFGNEIRDGLVRLSQRILGPCTIVQGALERILHRTPPEFYHNTLSILKSNADLCYAALSAIPGLKPVRPAGAMYLMVEIEMEHFPEFENDVEFTERLISEQSVFCLPATCFEYPNFFRVVITVPAEMIIEACSRIQEFCEMHYQGAEGVPDMECDK from the exons ATGGACTCGTACCTGATCCAAGTGAATGGCTGTGGAGATCATGCCCCAATGCTGGATGTTCACCTCAAGACCAATGGGAACGGCATGTCTCTGGGAAAGGTGAAGGGCCGAAAGCCAAGATGGGCTGTAAGAGCTTCTGAAATGTCAAAGAATACTTTCAATCCTGTCCGAGCCATCGTAGACAGCATGAAGGTGGAGCCCAACCCAAAGAAAGCCATGATCTCCTTGTCCTTAG GAGACCCAACGGTCTTTGGAAACCTTCCCACAAATGATGAGGTCACGCGGGCTATGAAGGAGGCTTTGGACTCGGGACGGTATGACGGCTATGCTCCATCTGTTG GTTACCAGTCCTGCCGGGAAGCAGTGGCCGCGTACTACAACTGCCCAGAGGCGCCGCTGAAGGCCCAG GACGTCATCTTAACGAGTGGCTGCAGCCAGGCCATCGAGCTGGCTTTGGCCGTGCTGGCCAACCCAGGCCAGAACATCCTGGTGCCGCGGCCCGGCTTCTCCCTCTACAAGACTCTGGCATTATCTATGGGAATTGAGGTCAAACTCTACAACCTCCTG CCAGAGAAATCTTGGGAAATTGATCTGAAGCACTTGGAGTCTCTGGTGGATGAGAAGACAGCTTGCCTCATTGTGAACAACCCATCGAACCCCTGTGGCTCTGTGTTCAGCAAAAGCCACCTCCAGAAGATCCTGGCAG TGGCATCAAGACAGTGTGTGCCCATCCTTGCTGACGAGATCTATGGAGACATG GTGTTTGCTGACTGCAAATATGAGCCCATCGCATCGCTCAGCACCAACGTGCCAATCTTGTCCTGCGGTGGCTTGGCAAAGCGGTGGCTAGTTCCTGGCTGGCGGATGGGCTGGATCCTAATTCATGACAGGAGAGACATCTTCGGTAACGAG ATCAGGGATGGCCTTGTAAGACTGAGTCAAAGGATCCTAGGACCTTGTACAATTGTCCAAGGAGCACTGGAACGTATCTTGCACCGAACACCCCCTGAGTTCTACCACAACACCCTCAGCATCCTCAAG tccAATGCTGACCTTTGTTACGCAGCCTTATCAGCTATCCCTGGCCTCAAGCCTGTCCGTCCTGCCGGAGCCATGTACCTCATG GTTGAGATTGAGATGGAACATTTCCCGGAGTTTGAAAATGACGTGGAGTTCACTGAGCGACTCATCTCGGAGCAGTCTGTGTTCTGCTTGCCAGCCACG tgctttgaGTACCCAAACTTCTTCCGTGTGGTGATCACCGTGCCTGCAGAGATGATCATAGAGGCCTGCAGTCGCATTCAGGAGTTCTGCGAGATGCACTATCAGGGTGCTGAGGGGGTCCCGGATATGGAGTGTGACAAGTAG